TGGTGTAGCCGTTCGCCTGAACATACTTGAGAACGACCGGACCGACCTTCTTGGCGATCTTGCCGAGCGCGTCCTGCACGTCAGCGTTGTAGGCGGCGGAGGCATCGTCTGAGTCGCGCTGCAGCTGCTTCTCTTTGGTGTCGATATCGCGTGCGCGGGCAGCGCGGTCGTCATCGGTCATGGTGGCGGGAGCGCTCTGCAGCTGCTTCTTGAGCGTGTCGATCTCCTGTGCGAGCGACTGGAGAGCGTCCTTCTTCGGCTCGTACTTCTTCTGCAGGCCCTGGAGTGCTTGCTGTCCTTCGTTGGTTGCTGCGGCCACCTGTTCGTATTCAA
The Edaphobacter acidisoli genome window above contains:
- a CDS encoding OmpH family outer membrane protein — its product is MNRKLAFVSAIGAGLMMATVAVAQTAGPQASAAAPAAAPYAGPSKIAIIEYEQVAAATNEGQQALQGLQKKYEPKKDALQSLAQEIDTLKKQLQSAPATMTDDDRAARARDIDTKEKQLQRDSDDASAAYNADVQDALGKIAKKVGPVVLKYVQANGYTILLNNTGAQGGLDVMWTVNGTDISQAVVDAYNAQSGVAALPPSAPTAHTPAAAAHHTTTK